The Chloroflexota bacterium DNA segment TGCTGCACGAGTCCTTCGGCATTGAGAAGGCGCTCATGTCCACCGTGCATGCCTACACCAACGACCAGCGCACCCTGGATGTCGTCCACTCAGACCTGCGCCGGGCGCGCGCTGCAGCGGAGAACATCATCCCAACGACGACGGGCGCTGCACGCGCAGTCGGCGTCGTGCTGCCGGATCTGAACGGCAAGATTCACGGCTTGGCCTACCGCGTCCCCGTGCCAACCGGTTCGATCATCGACCTCACCGCCACGCTGGCCGTCGATGCCTCCGCGGAGGAGATCAACGCGGCGTTCCGGGCGGCAGCCGAGGGCCCGCTGCGGGGGATCCTGCAGGTATGTGACGAGCCGCTGGTCAGCAGCGACTTCAAGGAAGACCCCCACTCCTGCAGCATCGACTCCTCCATCACCATGTCGCTTGGCGGCAACATGGTGAAGGTCATGGGCTGGTACGACAATGAGTGGGGCTATTCTTGCCGGACGTCGGACCTGTGTGCGTTCCTCGCGGCCAAGGGGCTGTAGCCGGTCCGCTGACCGGGACGGCCCACAGGGCCCGGTCTGCCGCGGCGGCGAGTCATGGCGGACGCTGAGATTGGCGTCCAGGTGGACGCGGCGCGGCCTGTGCGCCAAACGCTCCTCTACTGGCTGAATCGGCTGGCGCTGCCGCTGTTGTTGGCGGCAGCGCTCGCGTTTCGCCTCT contains these protein-coding regions:
- the gap gene encoding type I glyceraldehyde-3-phosphate dehydrogenase; translated protein: MATKIGINGFGRIGRQVFKAILERHPSDLEVVAVNDLADSNTNAHLLKYDTNYGRFPGTVEVSDGNLVVNERAVRVFSERDPAQIPWGEVGAEMVIESTGIFTQAERAAAHIHDTVRKVVISAPATGEDLTVVLGVNEDKYDPSQHNVLSNASCTTNCVAPMAKVLHESFGIEKALMSTVHAYTNDQRTLDVVHSDLRRARAAAENIIPTTTGAARAVGVVLPDLNGKIHGLAYRVPVPTGSIIDLTATLAVDASAEEINAAFRAAAEGPLRGILQVCDEPLVSSDFKEDPHSCSIDSSITMSLGGNMVKVMGWYDNEWGYSCRTSDLCAFLAAKGL